In one window of Nakamurella alba DNA:
- a CDS encoding thiamine pyrophosphate-dependent enzyme — protein sequence MTSTLAHRVEILLPDGSLAPGAESPLSDDEVIDALGWMILSRTLDARLISLQRQGRMGTFSAVHGQEAAVVGAAIAVRRGHDWMVPAYREAPAMILHGYPLENFILYWRGNMAGGRVPDNVRMLPTQIALGAQIPHAVGLAWGRKLQQTDEVVLTYFGDGASSEGDFHEALNLAGVVRAPVVFALQNNGWAISTPRSRQTAAESFAARAAGYGIPGVLVDGNDLFAVHAATRDAVERARRGEGATLLELQTVRMGAHNTADDPSRYVPEDPATVRDDIDPITRVTRYLARLGLWDDARAGEMQTRADAEIDRALAVADAYPAPDVEGLFTDVYHRPSERLLRQRRQALQISEEDAR from the coding sequence ATGACGTCGACGCTTGCGCACCGGGTGGAGATCCTCCTGCCCGACGGTTCGCTCGCGCCGGGCGCCGAGTCACCGCTGTCCGATGACGAGGTGATCGATGCCCTCGGGTGGATGATCCTGTCCCGGACGCTGGACGCGCGGTTGATCAGCCTGCAACGCCAGGGCCGGATGGGCACCTTCTCGGCGGTGCACGGCCAGGAGGCCGCGGTCGTCGGGGCGGCCATCGCGGTACGACGCGGACACGACTGGATGGTCCCGGCGTACCGCGAGGCACCCGCGATGATCCTGCACGGCTATCCGCTGGAGAACTTCATCCTCTACTGGCGCGGCAACATGGCGGGCGGACGCGTTCCGGACAACGTCCGCATGCTGCCGACACAGATCGCTCTGGGCGCACAGATCCCGCACGCAGTCGGGCTGGCCTGGGGACGAAAGCTGCAGCAGACCGACGAGGTCGTCCTGACCTACTTCGGCGACGGCGCCTCGTCGGAAGGCGACTTCCACGAAGCGCTGAACCTCGCCGGTGTCGTCCGGGCGCCCGTGGTGTTCGCCCTGCAGAACAACGGATGGGCGATCTCCACACCACGCTCACGGCAGACTGCCGCGGAGTCATTCGCCGCCCGGGCTGCCGGCTACGGCATTCCCGGGGTGCTGGTCGACGGCAACGACCTGTTCGCCGTCCACGCCGCGACGAGGGACGCGGTGGAGCGGGCACGCCGCGGCGAGGGGGCCACCCTACTGGAGCTGCAGACCGTTCGGATGGGCGCGCACAACACCGCTGACGACCCCTCGCGGTACGTACCGGAGGACCCCGCGACCGTCCGGGACGACATCGATCCGATCACCCGGGTGACGAGATATCTTGCTCGGCTTGGGCTCTGGGATGATGCCCGGGCCGGCGAGATGCAAACACGGGCCGACGCGGAGATCGACCGCGCCCTGGCCGTTGCCGATGCCTACCCCGCCCCCGACGTCGAAGGCCTTTTCACCGACGTGTACCACCGGCCATCGGAACGCCTGCTGCGGCAGCGACGGCAGGCTCTCCAGATCTCGGAGGAGGACGCGCGATGA
- a CDS encoding alpha-ketoacid dehydrogenase subunit beta yields the protein MTTMTMVEAIRSALQFEMQRDDRVMVLGQDVGRLGGVFRATDGLLDTFGADRVVDMPLAEAAIVGSALGLALSGLVPIAEIQFLGFSNQAFHQIAPQLARYRYRSQGRFDVPVTIRAPFGGGVRTPELHSDAIEAQYANAPGLKIVMPSNPYDAKGLLLEAIRDRDPVLFCEPLRGYRLVKGEVPDGDYTVPFGQAAVTREGSDVTIVAWSAAVQLAEKAADVLAAEGISAKVLDLRTLVPLDVDGLARAVATTGRCVVVHEAPLTAGFGAEVVATINEEAFYSLEAPVERVAAPDLPYPSFQFEELYIPGVASVVAAARRAVRVPA from the coding sequence ATGACGACGATGACCATGGTCGAGGCAATCAGGTCCGCGTTGCAGTTCGAGATGCAGCGTGACGACCGGGTGATGGTGCTGGGACAGGATGTCGGGCGACTCGGCGGCGTCTTCCGCGCCACCGACGGATTGCTCGACACCTTCGGTGCGGATCGCGTGGTGGACATGCCTCTCGCCGAGGCGGCCATCGTGGGATCGGCACTGGGTCTGGCGCTCTCGGGCCTGGTGCCGATCGCAGAGATCCAGTTCCTCGGCTTCAGCAATCAGGCCTTCCACCAGATCGCGCCGCAGCTGGCCCGGTACCGCTACCGCTCCCAGGGTCGTTTCGACGTCCCGGTGACCATCCGCGCCCCGTTCGGTGGCGGGGTGCGTACACCGGAACTCCACTCGGACGCGATCGAGGCCCAGTACGCCAATGCGCCCGGTCTCAAGATCGTGATGCCGTCGAACCCGTACGACGCGAAAGGCCTGCTGCTCGAGGCGATCCGCGATCGCGATCCAGTGCTGTTCTGCGAGCCGCTGCGTGGCTACCGGCTGGTCAAGGGCGAGGTGCCGGACGGTGACTACACGGTGCCGTTCGGGCAGGCCGCGGTGACCCGCGAGGGATCGGACGTGACGATCGTCGCCTGGAGCGCCGCGGTACAACTGGCGGAGAAGGCCGCCGATGTGCTTGCCGCGGAGGGTATCTCGGCCAAGGTGTTGGACCTTCGCACACTGGTCCCGTTGGACGTCGACGGGTTGGCCCGGGCGGTCGCGACCACCGGGCGTTGTGTGGTCGTGCACGAGGCCCCGTTGACCGCCGGCTTCGGCGCGGAGGTGGTGGCCACCATCAACGAGGAGGCCTTCTACTCGCTGGAGGCGCCGGTCGAACGAGTGGCCGCACCCGACCTGCCCTACCCGTCGTTCCAGTTCGAGGAGCTCTACATCCCCGGCGTGGCCTCCGTTGTCGCCGCCGCGCGACGAGCAGTGCGGGTGCCGGCATGA
- a CDS encoding dihydrolipoamide acetyltransferase family protein — MTRVDFALPDVGEGLDEAEVVRWLVGEGEQAARDQPVVEIETSKSIVELPAPGTGTMVSHAAAEGDIVPVGGLLFVFETDAPATTPAAQPVRAPDPSPQAAGMPADPDRGADVRAATRPLASPSTRQRARDAGVDLAAVRGTGPHHRITRQDLEAHLSAASAPGGSGAEPAADPSAAVLPVPTAGTDEVRPLRGLRRQIAKAMTTAWNTVPHITDMREVDATRLVTARQALKNHLALGEVPFTFLPLVIRAVTAALAQVPAFNSSIDTEADTVTVHGRRNIGLATSAPDGLMVPVLKDADQLSLAEIARQVRTLTDRARHRTSTPAELTGGTFTITNFGSYGSWLATPIIRPPEAAILGIGRIQDRVVPVDGEPAIRPVLTLCVSADHRIIDGEDMGLFLGALGRYLSDPILLLDGA; from the coding sequence ATGACCAGGGTCGACTTCGCCCTGCCGGACGTGGGGGAGGGCCTGGACGAGGCCGAGGTGGTGCGCTGGCTGGTCGGCGAAGGTGAGCAGGCCGCTCGCGACCAGCCGGTGGTCGAGATCGAGACGTCCAAATCGATCGTCGAGCTGCCGGCACCGGGCACCGGAACGATGGTGTCGCACGCGGCGGCCGAGGGGGACATCGTCCCGGTCGGTGGCCTGCTCTTCGTCTTCGAGACCGATGCCCCGGCCACCACACCGGCGGCCCAGCCGGTCCGCGCGCCCGATCCGTCACCGCAGGCAGCAGGCATGCCCGCCGATCCCGACAGGGGCGCGGACGTGCGCGCTGCGACGCGACCACTGGCCTCGCCGTCGACCCGTCAGCGGGCGCGGGACGCCGGTGTCGATCTTGCGGCCGTGCGCGGTACCGGCCCTCACCACAGGATCACCCGGCAGGACCTCGAAGCGCACCTCTCCGCGGCGTCCGCACCCGGGGGGAGTGGCGCCGAGCCGGCCGCTGACCCCTCGGCGGCCGTCCTCCCGGTGCCCACGGCCGGGACCGACGAGGTGCGACCGTTGCGCGGTCTGCGGCGGCAGATCGCCAAGGCGATGACCACGGCGTGGAACACGGTCCCGCACATCACCGACATGCGGGAGGTCGACGCGACGCGCCTGGTCACTGCGCGGCAGGCGCTCAAGAACCACCTGGCCCTGGGCGAGGTGCCATTCACCTTCCTGCCATTGGTGATCCGCGCAGTGACCGCCGCGCTGGCGCAGGTTCCGGCTTTCAATTCCAGCATCGACACGGAAGCCGACACCGTCACCGTGCACGGTCGCCGCAACATCGGCCTGGCGACCTCTGCGCCCGACGGACTGATGGTCCCTGTCCTCAAGGACGCGGATCAACTGTCGCTGGCCGAGATCGCCCGTCAGGTCCGGACGCTGACCGATCGGGCGCGCCACCGAACCAGCACACCGGCCGAACTGACCGGAGGAACGTTCACCATCACCAACTTCGGCTCGTACGGCAGCTGGCTCGCAACACCGATCATCCGGCCGCCCGAGGCGGCGATCCTGGGTATCGGGCGTATCCAGGACCGCGTGGTCCCGGTCGACGGCGAACCGGCGATCCGGCCGGTGCTCACCCTGTGCGTCTCCGCTGACCACCGAATCATCGACGGCGAGGACATGGGCCTGTTCCTCGGTGCACTCGGCCGGTACCTGAGCGATCCGATCCTGCTGCTGGACGGTGCCTGA
- a CDS encoding dihydrolipoyl dehydrogenase family protein, which produces MVVGEIAESIDLLVIGGGPGGYTAALEAAALGRTVTLVDRDGPAGLGGVCLRVGCIPSKALIEVAELRSRYAALAVAGLRGVVEPFDMGAFQAWKDAIVARLTGGVAGLLKAAGVTILTGGFRFLGARRGVVDAGGTTPPQFLEFTDAVIATGSTPRALPRLVRDGVHILDSTDVLGLTALPSSVAVVGGGYIGVELGTALRKLGSAVTIVEAQESLLPGLPSEVVTPVRKRLSALGVDVRTGTSVAGVEQDELVLAGAGAGAVPAEVVVVAIGRRPNTDDLGLADAGIQVGADGLLAVGPDRIVVPHIAAIGDVTAGPALAHKATAEARVAVAALSGRRVAFEPATIPMVVYSDPEIAITGAMGIDQSRQASVRRPFAASGRALTTGDPTGFVRMAAMPDGGPVTGVHIVGPHASELISEAVLAIEMAASPEDVWSTIHPHPTLAEAIADVALDLRSS; this is translated from the coding sequence ATGGTCGTCGGCGAGATCGCCGAGTCGATCGACCTGCTGGTGATCGGAGGCGGGCCGGGCGGATACACAGCGGCTCTGGAGGCTGCCGCATTGGGCCGCACGGTCACCCTGGTGGACCGGGACGGGCCGGCGGGTCTGGGCGGCGTCTGCCTGCGGGTCGGCTGCATCCCGAGCAAGGCACTCATCGAGGTGGCCGAGCTGCGCAGTCGCTATGCCGCCCTGGCCGTCGCAGGTCTGCGCGGAGTCGTCGAGCCGTTCGACATGGGAGCGTTCCAGGCATGGAAGGACGCCATCGTCGCCCGCCTGACCGGTGGGGTCGCCGGATTGCTCAAGGCGGCCGGCGTGACCATCCTGACCGGCGGGTTCCGGTTCCTCGGCGCCCGCCGCGGTGTGGTCGACGCCGGCGGCACCACGCCGCCGCAGTTCCTGGAATTCACCGACGCAGTGATTGCCACCGGATCGACCCCGCGTGCCCTTCCGAGGTTGGTACGCGACGGAGTACACATCCTGGACTCCACCGACGTGCTCGGCCTGACAGCCCTGCCCTCGTCGGTCGCGGTGGTCGGCGGCGGCTATATCGGCGTCGAACTCGGCACGGCACTACGCAAGCTGGGCAGCGCGGTCACGATTGTCGAGGCCCAGGAATCGTTGTTGCCCGGCCTGCCCTCCGAAGTGGTCACCCCGGTCCGGAAGCGGCTGTCGGCACTGGGGGTCGACGTCCGTACCGGAACTTCGGTGGCAGGTGTGGAACAAGACGAGTTGGTGCTGGCCGGCGCCGGCGCCGGGGCCGTCCCCGCCGAGGTCGTCGTCGTCGCGATCGGGCGGCGACCCAACACCGACGACCTCGGGCTGGCCGACGCCGGCATCCAGGTGGGAGCTGACGGCCTGCTCGCAGTCGGCCCCGATCGCATCGTCGTGCCGCACATCGCGGCGATCGGCGACGTGACAGCGGGCCCGGCACTCGCGCACAAGGCGACCGCCGAGGCGCGGGTCGCTGTGGCCGCCCTGTCCGGTCGCCGTGTCGCGTTCGAACCCGCAACGATTCCCATGGTCGTCTACAGCGACCCGGAGATCGCGATCACCGGGGCGATGGGCATCGACCAGAGCCGACAGGCCTCCGTGCGCCGGCCCTTCGCCGCCTCGGGGCGAGCTCTGACCACCGGTGATCCCACAGGTTTCGTGCGGATGGCGGCGATGCCGGACGGCGGACCGGTGACTGGCGTCCACATCGTCGGCCCCCACGCATCGGAGCTCATCAGCGAAGCGGTGCTGGCCATCGAGATGGCGGCGAGCCCGGAAGATGTGTGGTCGACCATCCACCCCCACCCGACCCTGGCCGAGGCGATCGCAGACGTGGCCCTCGATCTCCGCAGTTCGTGA
- a CDS encoding flavin-containing monooxygenase: protein MNSDFVDLLNGYGVDADGLRTRYDNERDARERPDAVRQFVKVDAEFSHYVDDPYAEPLDRMPIEDQDTDAVVIGAGFGGLLAAGRLRQAGLQRIRLVERGGDVGGTWYWNRYPGVQCDIDSYVYLPLLEETGYLPTLKYAYGQEIFTHARRIAQHFGLYPDALFQTGVTDLQWQDDKARWLVETDRGDRIEARHVVVANGALSRAKLPGIPGIESFQGHTFHTSRWDYAYTGGDQNGNLDRLSDKRVGIIGTGATSIQVVPHLAESAREVYVFQRTPSVVGPRNNRPTDPVWAVSLQPGWQRERMENFTDVVYGVRDDVDLVSDSWTELNKAITGTAATRAERRLGRTLSADERKLAIEFSDLRAGNALRDRIETLVEDPATAERLKAWYYLYCKRPCFHDGYLPAFNRPNVTLVQTAGTGVDRLTERGVVVGDREYQLDCLIFASGFEVATSFVSQTGFDPVGIDGVRLSDHWVKGPRTLHGMQASGFPNLFFMGIVQNSSTLNFTHMLAEQAGHIADVVARSVRRRQPVTVTAESEQAWLDEMLAFAGDAEVQRWLRCTPSYLNGDGDVENAFGFLARRYAGGPQRFFRLLEQWRTAEHPEGLVYL from the coding sequence ATGAACAGTGACTTCGTCGATCTGCTGAACGGTTACGGCGTCGACGCCGATGGGTTGCGCACCCGCTATGACAACGAGCGGGACGCTCGCGAACGACCGGATGCCGTCCGCCAGTTCGTGAAGGTCGACGCCGAGTTCTCGCACTACGTCGACGATCCGTACGCCGAGCCGCTCGACCGAATGCCGATCGAGGACCAGGACACCGACGCCGTGGTGATCGGGGCCGGTTTCGGCGGCCTGCTGGCCGCCGGCCGATTGCGCCAGGCAGGTCTGCAGCGGATCCGACTCGTGGAGCGCGGCGGCGATGTCGGCGGAACCTGGTACTGGAACCGGTATCCCGGTGTGCAGTGCGACATCGACTCGTACGTCTACCTCCCGCTGCTGGAGGAGACCGGCTACCTGCCGACGCTGAAGTATGCCTACGGCCAGGAGATCTTCACCCACGCCCGACGCATCGCCCAGCACTTCGGTCTCTACCCTGACGCCCTGTTCCAGACCGGGGTCACCGATTTGCAGTGGCAGGACGACAAGGCCCGGTGGCTGGTCGAGACCGACCGCGGCGACCGGATCGAGGCGCGGCACGTGGTGGTCGCCAACGGCGCCCTCAGCCGGGCGAAGCTGCCCGGCATCCCGGGCATCGAGTCGTTCCAAGGGCACACCTTCCACACCAGCCGATGGGACTACGCCTACACCGGGGGCGACCAGAACGGGAATCTGGATCGACTGTCCGACAAGCGGGTCGGGATCATCGGCACAGGGGCCACCTCGATCCAGGTCGTCCCGCACCTGGCCGAATCGGCGCGGGAGGTGTACGTCTTCCAGCGGACCCCCTCGGTGGTCGGTCCGCGCAACAACCGACCCACCGATCCGGTCTGGGCGGTCTCGCTGCAACCCGGGTGGCAGCGCGAGCGCATGGAGAACTTCACCGACGTCGTCTACGGCGTCAGGGACGACGTCGATCTGGTGAGCGACAGCTGGACGGAGTTGAACAAGGCGATCACCGGAACCGCCGCCACACGGGCCGAGCGCCGGCTTGGCCGCACTCTGTCGGCCGACGAACGCAAACTGGCCATCGAGTTCTCCGACCTCCGGGCGGGTAATGCGTTGCGCGACAGGATCGAGACCCTGGTCGAGGATCCGGCCACCGCGGAGCGGCTCAAGGCCTGGTACTACCTGTACTGCAAGCGCCCCTGCTTCCACGACGGCTACCTGCCGGCGTTCAACCGGCCGAACGTGACGTTGGTGCAGACTGCCGGCACCGGGGTGGACCGGCTGACCGAGCGGGGCGTGGTGGTCGGTGACAGGGAGTACCAGCTGGACTGCCTGATCTTCGCCTCCGGGTTCGAGGTCGCGACGAGTTTCGTCAGCCAGACCGGATTCGACCCGGTGGGTATCGACGGGGTCCGACTGTCCGATCATTGGGTCAAAGGACCGCGAACGCTGCACGGCATGCAGGCCAGCGGATTTCCGAACCTGTTCTTCATGGGCATCGTGCAGAACTCGTCGACGCTGAACTTCACCCACATGCTTGCCGAGCAGGCCGGCCACATCGCCGACGTGGTGGCGCGTTCCGTACGGCGCCGGCAGCCGGTGACGGTGACCGCGGAATCCGAGCAGGCCTGGCTGGACGAGATGCTGGCATTCGCAGGCGATGCGGAGGTGCAGCGGTGGCTGCGCTGCACCCCGAGCTACCTCAACGGCGACGGCGATGTCGAGAACGCATTCGGTTTCCTCGCCCGCCGCTATGCCGGTGGCCCGCAACGGTTCTTCCGCCTGCTCGAGCAATGGCGGACCGCTGAACACCCTGAGGGTCTGGTGTACCTGTGA
- a CDS encoding cyclase family protein yields MTDEAALRQLFSEISNWGRWGADDERGTVNLVTPRSVVRAAAEVIEGLTIGCGEIDLSGSRLGRSRGELEMLTTGEQHVAEPTLATESISVAFHGPGHTHIDALCHVFFDGSMYNGRPASLVGDHGAALNAVTAFGNGIVTRAVLADIPALRGADWVDPDQPVQPEELDAALELQGCSVEPGDALVVYVGRARRRAVLGVSAEFDRTPVLAGLDPACLRWLRKRDISVLAGDGGNDARPAGDVGRVIFPVHVGALVYLGLPLIDNLQAEDLATACRTRERYSFSLSIAPLRIGRGTGSPVNPIATF; encoded by the coding sequence GTGACCGACGAAGCAGCTCTGCGGCAACTGTTCTCGGAGATCAGCAACTGGGGCCGCTGGGGGGCTGACGACGAGCGCGGGACGGTCAACCTGGTGACCCCGCGGTCCGTCGTGCGTGCTGCGGCGGAGGTCATCGAGGGGTTGACCATCGGCTGCGGTGAGATCGACCTGTCCGGATCGCGGCTCGGGCGGTCACGGGGCGAGCTGGAGATGCTCACCACCGGCGAGCAGCACGTCGCCGAACCGACACTGGCCACCGAGTCCATCAGCGTGGCCTTCCACGGACCGGGACACACCCACATCGACGCGCTGTGTCACGTCTTCTTCGACGGCTCGATGTACAACGGGCGGCCCGCGTCGCTGGTGGGTGACCATGGCGCCGCACTGAATGCGGTGACCGCTTTCGGGAACGGGATCGTCACCAGGGCGGTACTCGCCGACATTCCGGCCCTGCGCGGCGCCGACTGGGTCGACCCGGACCAGCCGGTCCAGCCGGAGGAACTCGACGCCGCGCTGGAGCTGCAAGGGTGCTCGGTGGAACCGGGGGATGCGCTGGTGGTGTACGTCGGACGAGCCCGCCGCCGGGCTGTGCTCGGCGTGTCCGCCGAATTCGACCGCACGCCGGTGCTGGCCGGGCTGGACCCGGCCTGCCTGCGCTGGCTCCGCAAACGCGACATCTCGGTCCTGGCCGGCGACGGCGGCAACGATGCCCGGCCGGCCGGCGACGTCGGGCGGGTGATCTTCCCGGTGCACGTCGGTGCCTTGGTGTATCTCGGTCTGCCGCTCATCGACAACCTCCAGGCGGAGGACCTCGCAACCGCATGCCGTACCCGGGAGCGGTACTCGTTCTCCCTGAGCATCGCGCCGCTGCGCATAGGGCGGGGGACCGGATCCCCGGTGAACCCGATCGCCACCTTCTGA